The Budorcas taxicolor isolate Tak-1 chromosome 5, Takin1.1, whole genome shotgun sequence genome includes a window with the following:
- the MMP19 gene encoding matrix metalloproteinase-19 codes for MNWQRLWLGFLLPLTVSCRAVGPGEKEAAMDYLLRYGYLQKPLEGPDNFRPEDVIEALRAFQEASELPVSGQLDDATSARMRQPRCGLEDPFNQKTLKYLLLGRWRKKHLTFRILNLPSTLPSSTARAALLQAFQYWSNVAPLTFREVQAGWADIRLSFHGRHSLYCSNSFDGPGRVLAHADIPELGSVHFDEDELWTEGTYRGVNLRIIAAHELGHALGLGHSRYAQALMAPVYAGYRPYFKLHPDDVAGIQALYGKKSPEIEEEEEEEEEEEDTALPTIPLVPTEPSPMPDPCSGDLDAVMLGPRGKTYAFKGNYVWTITDSGLGPLFQVSALWEGLPGNLDAAVYSPRTQWIHFFKGDKVWRYINFKMSPGFPKKLNRVGPNLDAALYWPINKKVFLFKGSGYWQWDELATTDFSRYPKPTKGLFTRVPDQPSAAMSWRDGRVYFFKGKQYWRLNQQLQAEKGFPRDIAHNWMHCHPPNTTASDGDTDSLVTGIDHSATG; via the exons ATGAACTGGCAGCGGCTGTGGCTGGGCTTCCTACTCCCGCTGACCGTCTCATGCCGGGCTGTGGGGCCCGGAGAGAAGGAGGCAGCTATG GATTACTTGTTGCGATATGGTTACCTACAGAAGCCTCTAGAAGGACCTGACAACTTCAGGCCAGAAGATGTCATAGAGGCGCTGAG AGCTTTTCAGGAAGCATCTGAGCTGCCAGTCTCAGGTCAGCTGGATGACGCCACAAGTGCCCGTATGAGGCAGCCCCGCTGTGGCCTGGAGGACCCCTTCAATCAGAAGACCCTTAAATACCTGCTGCTGG GCCGCTGGAGAAAGAAGCATCTGACCTTCCGCATCTTGAACCTACCGTCCACCCTACCATCCTCAACAGCCCGGGCAGCCCTGCTTCAAGCCTTCCAGTATTGGAGCAACGTGGCTCCCTTGACCTTCCGCGAGGTGCAGGCTGGCTGGGCTGATATCCGCCTTTCCTTCCATGGCCGCCATAGCTTGTACTGCTCCAATTCCTTTGACGGGCCCG GGCGGGTCCTGGCCCATGCCGACATCCCAGAGCTGGGCAGCGTACACTTTGATGAAGATGAGCTCTGGACTGAGGGGACCTACCGGGGGGTGAACCTGCGCATCATCGCAGCCCATGAACTGGGCCatgccctggggctggggcactCCCGATACGCCCAGGCCCTCATGGCTCCCGTCTACGCTGGCTACCGGCCCTACTTCAAGCTGCACCCTGATGATGTGGCTGGGATCCAGGCTCTCTATG GCAAGAAGAGCCCAGAgatagaggaggaggaggaggaggaggaggaggaggaagacacgGCACTCCCTACTATACCCCTAGTGCCCACAGAACCCAGTCCCATGCCAGACCCCTGCAGTGGTGACCTGGATGCCGTGATGCTGG GGCCCCGGGGAAAGACCTATGCCTTCAAGGGAAACTATGTGTGGACCATAACAGATTCGGGATTAGGTCCTTTGTTCCAAGTGTCTGCCCTCTGGGAGGGGCTCCCAGGAAACCTGGATGCAGCTGTCTACTCTCCTCGGACCCAATGGATTCACTTCTTTAAAG GAGATAAGGTGTGGCGCTACATTAATTTCAAGATGTCTCCTGGCTTTCCCAAGAAGCTGAATAGGGTAGGACCCAATCTGGATGCTGCTCTCTATTGGCCTATCAACAAAAAGGTGTTCCTCTTTAAG GGCTCTGGATACTGGCAGTGGGATGAGCTGGCCACTACTGACTTCAGCCGCTACCCTAAACCAACCAAGGGATTGTTTACAAGAGTGCCAGACCAGCCCTCGGCCGCCATGAGCTGGCGGGATGGCCGTGTCTACTTCTTCAAGGGCAAACAGTACTGGCGCCTCAATCAGCAGCTTCAAGCAGAGAAAGGCTTTCCCAGAGATATCGCCCACAACTGGATGCACTGTCATCCCCCAAACACCACTGCATCCGATGGGGACACTGATTCCTTGGTTACAGGCATAGACCATTCGGCCACAGGATAA
- the LOC128047938 gene encoding transmembrane protein 198-like isoform X1, with protein sequence MEEALLPLAMTSDPRPFNQQLPEPPDLRCVLQPQDSPDLAPALVCALCCCFGIIYCCFGYRCFKAVMFLSGLLSGALVIFLLCHKERVLETQLSLEVSAGIALGIGLLCGLVTMLVRSVGLFLTGLLLGLTLGAGVLLGTEPIYQPPSAWVPAGGLVGLALLGALFTLRWPRPFTVLGTALLGAAVLVACADYFLEGLALGSRLGQRLQALPALPPLCWYSWVLLGTWPALGALGALAQWKLMDEEHGGHANVVLSHQRRHLQLLRIRHQEAKWHRTSPGAGLCEGSYRRQLPASTRNPADSLAPSYFQSLRERQLGPGCQATAPHTVLDLDSDCSSTVPLTAPSGSTHPDLSLNLH encoded by the exons ATGGAGGAAGCCTTGCTGCCCCTGGCCATGACCTCTGACCCCAGGCCCTTtaatcaacaactcccagagcctccAGACCTGAGATGTGTCTTGCAACCCCAGGACAGTCCTGACCTGGCACCCGCCCTGGTGTGTGCCCTTTGCTGCTGCTTTGGAATCATCTACTGCTGCTTCG gCTACCGCTGCTTCAAGGCAGTGATGTTTCTCTCAGGCCTGCTGTCAGGAGCCCTGGTGATCTTCCTGCTATGCCATAAGGAGCGAGTGCTAGAGACACAGCTGAGCCTGGAGGTGAGCGCGGGCATTGCGCTCGGCATCGGACTGCTCTGCGGCCTGGTCACCATGCTGGTTCGCAGTGTCGGGCTCTTCCTGACTGGTCTTCTACTAGGCCTAACCCTGGGCGCCGGGGTCCTGCTGGGCACCGAGCCCATCTACCAACCACCTTCAGCCTGGGTGCCAGCTGGGGGGCTGGTGGGGCTGGCACTGCTGGGAGCCCTGTTCACACTTCGGTGGCCACGTCCATTCACAGTTTTGGGCACAGCCCTGCTGGGTGCTGCAGTGCTGGTGGCCTGTGCTGACTACTTCCTGGAGGGGCTGGCGCTGGGCAGTCGGCTGGGCCAACGCTTGCAGGCACTTCCAGCCTTGCCTCCTCTCTGCTGGTATAGCTGGGTCTTGCTGGGGACCTGGCCAGCCCTGGGGGCCCTTGGGGCCCTGGCCCAGTGGAAGCTCATGGATGAGGAACATGGAGGCCACGCCAATG TGGTCTTGAGCCACCAGCGAAGGCATCTCCAGCTCCTCCGGATCCGTCATCAGGAGGCCAAGTGGCACCGGACCTCCCCTGGGGCAGGGCTGTGTGAGGGCAGCTACCGGCGCCAGCTCCCTGCCAGCACACGGAACCCTGCCGACAGTCTGGCTCCA AGTTATTTCCAGAGCCTTCGAGAGCGCCAGCTAGGACCAGGCTGCCAGGCCACCGCTCCCCACACTGTCCTGGACCTGGATTCTGACTGTAGTTCCACTGTCCCCCTCACTGCACCTTCTGGCTCCACCCACCCGGACCTGAGCCTAAACCTCCACTGA
- the LOC128047938 gene encoding transmembrane protein 198-like isoform X2 → MFLSGLLSGALVIFLLCHKERVLETQLSLEVSAGIALGIGLLCGLVTMLVRSVGLFLTGLLLGLTLGAGVLLGTEPIYQPPSAWVPAGGLVGLALLGALFTLRWPRPFTVLGTALLGAAVLVACADYFLEGLALGSRLGQRLQALPALPPLCWYSWVLLGTWPALGALGALAQWKLMDEEHGGHANVVLSHQRRHLQLLRIRHQEAKWHRTSPGAGLCEGSYRRQLPASTRNPADSLAPSYFQSLRERQLGPGCQATAPHTVLDLDSDCSSTVPLTAPSGSTHPDLSLNLH, encoded by the exons ATGTTTCTCTCAGGCCTGCTGTCAGGAGCCCTGGTGATCTTCCTGCTATGCCATAAGGAGCGAGTGCTAGAGACACAGCTGAGCCTGGAGGTGAGCGCGGGCATTGCGCTCGGCATCGGACTGCTCTGCGGCCTGGTCACCATGCTGGTTCGCAGTGTCGGGCTCTTCCTGACTGGTCTTCTACTAGGCCTAACCCTGGGCGCCGGGGTCCTGCTGGGCACCGAGCCCATCTACCAACCACCTTCAGCCTGGGTGCCAGCTGGGGGGCTGGTGGGGCTGGCACTGCTGGGAGCCCTGTTCACACTTCGGTGGCCACGTCCATTCACAGTTTTGGGCACAGCCCTGCTGGGTGCTGCAGTGCTGGTGGCCTGTGCTGACTACTTCCTGGAGGGGCTGGCGCTGGGCAGTCGGCTGGGCCAACGCTTGCAGGCACTTCCAGCCTTGCCTCCTCTCTGCTGGTATAGCTGGGTCTTGCTGGGGACCTGGCCAGCCCTGGGGGCCCTTGGGGCCCTGGCCCAGTGGAAGCTCATGGATGAGGAACATGGAGGCCACGCCAATG TGGTCTTGAGCCACCAGCGAAGGCATCTCCAGCTCCTCCGGATCCGTCATCAGGAGGCCAAGTGGCACCGGACCTCCCCTGGGGCAGGGCTGTGTGAGGGCAGCTACCGGCGCCAGCTCCCTGCCAGCACACGGAACCCTGCCGACAGTCTGGCTCCA AGTTATTTCCAGAGCCTTCGAGAGCGCCAGCTAGGACCAGGCTGCCAGGCCACCGCTCCCCACACTGTCCTGGACCTGGATTCTGACTGTAGTTCCACTGTCCCCCTCACTGCACCTTCTGGCTCCACCCACCCGGACCTGAGCCTAAACCTCCACTGA